A genomic stretch from Megalobrama amblycephala isolate DHTTF-2021 linkage group LG22, ASM1881202v1, whole genome shotgun sequence includes:
- the mak gene encoding serine/threonine-protein kinase MAK isoform X2: protein MNRYTTLKQLGDGTYGSVLMGKSNESGELVAIKRMKRKFYSWEECMNLREVKSLKKLNHANVVKLKEVIRENDHLYFVFEYMKENLYQLMKDRTKLFPESVIRNISFQILQGLSFIHKNGFFHRDMKPENLLCMGPELVKIADFGLAREIRSRPPYTDYVSTRWYRAPEVLLRSPVYSSPIDIWAVGCIMAELYTLRPLFPGNSEVDEIFKICQVLGTVKKSDWPEGYQLASAMNFRFPQCVPTPLKTLIPNATNEALDLMRDFLQWDPKKRPSAAKALRYPYFQVGQVLGPRPMTPDVRKVQIKPVLPSEPRSELQSVSEPVLPSQTKGQSRNSHQPLQQIPLPQSLSQADPLAPHPQKVVGGENSLIGLKNGRRRWGQTNMKPSDSWDESDCSETAASLSKKPSKGLEEEKTTPQPKDQKPLYTFSTVTKLPNTSRLNQPDSSHHSTSSARQHYLRQSRYLPGLISKNTPSLSNKESQQDLWDTSALINKPLAPIGGVPVSRISPEESSSKATDKAKERTLEQNEQVKGNFVTTTYNLSGGYMPSFQKKEVGSVGQRIQLAPLGHQHALDLSATADSKTGKAKPSKSKPSSTVSVNEISEDYDGWKRRSDRTQLKGTNYAALGKNSANLIGRAPPVQPVHGRVDWAAKYGNHR from the exons TAATGTGGTGAAGTTAAAGGAGGTGATACGAGAGAACGATCACTTGTACTTTGTCTTTGAATACATGAAAGAAAACCTCTACCAGCTCATGAAAGACAG AACCAAATTGTTCCCAGAGTCAGTCATCAGGAATATAAGCTTTCAGATATTGCAGGGACTATCATTTATTCATAAGAATG GATTTTTTCACCGTGATATGAAACCAGAGAATTTGCTGTGTATGGGTCCAGAACTGGTGAAAATCGCTGACTTCGGACTGGCTCGAGAGATCCGCTCTAGGCCTCCTTATACAGACTACGTCTCAACACGATG gTATCGAGCTCCAGAGGTGCTGTTGAGGTCACCAGTGTATAGTTCACCCATAGACATCTGGGCAGTAGGATGCATCATGGCTGAACTCTACACACTGCGACCACTGTTTCCTGGCAACAGTGAGGTGGATGAGATCTTCAAGATCTGTCAGGTTCTTGGTACAGTAAAGAAG TCAGACTGGCCAGAGGGTTATCAGCTAGCTTCTGCGATGAACTTCCGTTTCCCTCAGTGTGTTCCTACACCACTGAAAACTCTGATCCCCAATGCCACCAATGAGGCTTTAGATCTCATGAGAGACTTCCTCCAGTGGGACCCAAAGAAAAGACCCTCTGCTGCAAAG GCACTCAGATACCCCTACTTCCAAGTGGGACAAGTTCTGGGTCCCCGTCCCATGACCCCTGATGTACGGAAGGTTCAGATAAAGCCAGTTCTGCCCAGTGAACCCAGATCAGAGTTGCAGTCTGTCTCAGAACCAGTGCTGCCATCACAGACTAAAGGCCAAAGTAGAAACTCCCATCAGCCACTGCAGCAGATTCCTCTGCCTCAGTCTCTCTCTCAGGCAGACCCTCTCGCTCCTCATCCACAAAAG GTGGTCGGGGGTGAGAACAGTTTGATCGGACTGAAGAATGGTCGGAGAAGGTGGGGACAGACAAACATGAAACCCTCAGACAGCTGGGATGAGTCTGACTGTTCTGAGACCGCAGCTTCCCTCTCTAAAAAACCCAGCAAAGGCCTTGAGGAGGAGAAAACTACTCCACA ACCCAAGGACCAGAAACCCCTTTACACATTTAGCACTGTAACCAAGTTACCAAACACCAGCAGACTGAACCAGCCAGATTCTAGTCACCATAGCACCTCTTCAGCCAGACAACATTACCTGCGCCAGTCCAGATACCTGCCAG GGTTAATAAGCAAGAACACACCATCTCTGAGCAACAAGGAGTCTCAACAAGACTTGTGGGACACCTCAGCTCTGATCAACAAACCTCTCGCACCCATTGGAGGAGTGCCAGTGTCCAGAATCAGCCCAG AGGAAAGCAGCAGTAAAGCCACAGATAAAGCTAAAGAAAGGACACTAGAGCAAAATGAACAGGTCAAAG GAAACTTTGTAACTACCACATACAATCTCTCTGGAGGATACATGCCTTCTTTCCAGAAGAAGGAAGTGGGATCTGTAGGACAAAGGATTCAGCTCGCCCCTCTCGGACACCAGCATGCAC TTGATCTCTCTGCCACTGCTGACTCTAAAACTGGCAAAGCTAAACCTTCAAAGTCCAAACCTTCCTCTACAGTTTCAGTCAATGAGATCTCTGAAG ATTATGATGGATGGAAAAGGAGATCAGACCGAACCCAACTCAAAGGAACGAATTACGCAGCTCTAGGCAAAAACTCTGCCAATCTCATCGGTCGCGCTCCACCGGTTCAGCCAGTGCATGGACGGGTTGACTGGGCTGCAAAATATGGAAACCATCGCTAG
- the mak gene encoding serine/threonine-protein kinase MAK isoform X7, translating into MFTENEIRNIMFQVLSGLAFVHKHGFFHRDMKPENLLCMGPELVKIADFGLAREIRSRPPYTDYVSTRWYRAPEVLLRSPVYSSPIDIWAVGCIMAELYTLRPLFPGNSEVDEIFKICQVLGTVKKSDWPEGYQLASAMNFRFPQCVPTPLKTLIPNATNEALDLMRDFLQWDPKKRPSAAKALRYPYFQVGQVLGPRPMTPDVRKVQIKPVLPSEPRSELQSVSEPVLPSQTKGQSRNSHQPLQQIPLPQSLSQADPLAPHPQKVVGGENSLIGLKNGRRRWGQTNMKPSDSWDESDCSETAASLSKKPSKGLEEEKTTPQPKDQKPLYTFSTVTKLPNTSRLNQPDSSHHSTSSARQHYLRQSRYLPGLISKNTPSLSNKESQQDLWDTSALINKPLAPIGGVPVSRISPEESSSKATDKAKERTLEQNEQVKGNFVTTTYNLSGGYMPSFQKKEVGSVGQRIQLAPLGHQHALDLSATADSKTGKAKPSKSKPSSTVSVNEISEDYDGWKRRSDRTQLKGTNYAALGKNSANLIGRAPPVQPVHGRVDWAAKYGNHR; encoded by the exons ATGTTTACTGAGAATGAAATAAGGAACATCATGTTTCAAGTTCTCTCTGGTTTGGCATTTGTGCACAAACATG GATTTTTTCACCGTGATATGAAACCAGAGAATTTGCTGTGTATGGGTCCAGAACTGGTGAAAATCGCTGACTTCGGACTGGCTCGAGAGATCCGCTCTAGGCCTCCTTATACAGACTACGTCTCAACACGATG gTATCGAGCTCCAGAGGTGCTGTTGAGGTCACCAGTGTATAGTTCACCCATAGACATCTGGGCAGTAGGATGCATCATGGCTGAACTCTACACACTGCGACCACTGTTTCCTGGCAACAGTGAGGTGGATGAGATCTTCAAGATCTGTCAGGTTCTTGGTACAGTAAAGAAG TCAGACTGGCCAGAGGGTTATCAGCTAGCTTCTGCGATGAACTTCCGTTTCCCTCAGTGTGTTCCTACACCACTGAAAACTCTGATCCCCAATGCCACCAATGAGGCTTTAGATCTCATGAGAGACTTCCTCCAGTGGGACCCAAAGAAAAGACCCTCTGCTGCAAAG GCACTCAGATACCCCTACTTCCAAGTGGGACAAGTTCTGGGTCCCCGTCCCATGACCCCTGATGTACGGAAGGTTCAGATAAAGCCAGTTCTGCCCAGTGAACCCAGATCAGAGTTGCAGTCTGTCTCAGAACCAGTGCTGCCATCACAGACTAAAGGCCAAAGTAGAAACTCCCATCAGCCACTGCAGCAGATTCCTCTGCCTCAGTCTCTCTCTCAGGCAGACCCTCTCGCTCCTCATCCACAAAAG GTGGTCGGGGGTGAGAACAGTTTGATCGGACTGAAGAATGGTCGGAGAAGGTGGGGACAGACAAACATGAAACCCTCAGACAGCTGGGATGAGTCTGACTGTTCTGAGACCGCAGCTTCCCTCTCTAAAAAACCCAGCAAAGGCCTTGAGGAGGAGAAAACTACTCCACA ACCCAAGGACCAGAAACCCCTTTACACATTTAGCACTGTAACCAAGTTACCAAACACCAGCAGACTGAACCAGCCAGATTCTAGTCACCATAGCACCTCTTCAGCCAGACAACATTACCTGCGCCAGTCCAGATACCTGCCAG GGTTAATAAGCAAGAACACACCATCTCTGAGCAACAAGGAGTCTCAACAAGACTTGTGGGACACCTCAGCTCTGATCAACAAACCTCTCGCACCCATTGGAGGAGTGCCAGTGTCCAGAATCAGCCCAG AGGAAAGCAGCAGTAAAGCCACAGATAAAGCTAAAGAAAGGACACTAGAGCAAAATGAACAGGTCAAAG GAAACTTTGTAACTACCACATACAATCTCTCTGGAGGATACATGCCTTCTTTCCAGAAGAAGGAAGTGGGATCTGTAGGACAAAGGATTCAGCTCGCCCCTCTCGGACACCAGCATGCAC TTGATCTCTCTGCCACTGCTGACTCTAAAACTGGCAAAGCTAAACCTTCAAAGTCCAAACCTTCCTCTACAGTTTCAGTCAATGAGATCTCTGAAG ATTATGATGGATGGAAAAGGAGATCAGACCGAACCCAACTCAAAGGAACGAATTACGCAGCTCTAGGCAAAAACTCTGCCAATCTCATCGGTCGCGCTCCACCGGTTCAGCCAGTGCATGGACGGGTTGACTGGGCTGCAAAATATGGAAACCATCGCTAG